Below is a window of Candidatus Omnitrophota bacterium DNA.
ACCTTCTTAACCAGGGCCACATAAGCGGAATGAACGGCTTGTTCTTAGGGCTTGTCAAGGAGGCGGGGCTTAAGGGATTTTGCCTGTTGGGAGAAATCCCGTTTTACACTATTCAAATAGAGAATCCGCGCGCCAACGCCGCGGTTATTGAGGCGCTCAATCAAGTCTTAAATCTTAAAATCGATACCGCAGCTCTTATAGACCAGGGCAGGCTTCTGGAGGATGAGATCAATAAGCTGATGGAATTTTTGAAGGTTTCTCCTTCCATGGATAATCCCATCGGCGAAGATGATATTGAAAAGATAAAAAAAGCGCTGACCCAGCTTACCACCCTGCCGGTTTCAGTTAAAGAAAAGATCGAACAGCTTTTTATTTTGGCTAAAAGCGATCTGGATAAGGCGGGGGAACTTAAGAGCGAGCTTGACAAGTGGAATGTCTATAAAGAATACGAAGACAGGTTTCTGGATCTTTTCAAGAAAAAAGATCCAGATAATTAGCCCTTCGCCAATACCGGCATGGCAAAAAAAGCGGCCTTTCAAAAAAGATTCTATCGGCATTCTGTAAGACCCCAGGGGTTATACGCGTGCGTTGCCAGATTGCAGGAAACCGATGTGCAGGTATTAACGGATACGCCTGTAAGCAAGGATTTCATCGTTAAAAGGATTAAGAAATACCGCAGAGAAATAGAAAACTATATTTCCCGCCATCCGCGTTTTTTAACAAGCCTGAAACCCATACCGGTAGAAATAAACGCCCAGCCGATTATTAAGAAAATGGCGCAAGCCGCCCAAAAAGCCAATGTCGGGCCCATGGCCGCTGTTGCCGGGGCAATCGCTTTTTTTCTGGGCAAAGACCTTATGCGCAGGAAATGCAGGGATGTAATTATTGAAAACGGCGGAGATATTTTTGTAAAAACTTCCCGCGCGCGCATTGTAGGAATTTATTCCGGGCGGTCCAGCCTTTTTAACGGCATTAAGTTAAGAATCCGCCCCCGCATGAGAATATCAGGGGTTTGTGCTTCTTCTGGCACGATTGGGCATTCTTTGAGCTTTGGAAAAGCTGATAGCGCGGTTATTTTAGCCGTTGACCCTGTTATTGCCGACGCGGTAGCTACCGCTACCTGTAACTTAGTCCGAAAAAAAGAAGATTTAAAAAAGGCAATTGATTTTGCCAAATCCATAAAGGCAGTTAAGGGCGCAGTGCTGATCATGGGGGATAATCTTGCCAGCTGGGGGAAAGCCGAACTTGTTTTATAAAATATGCCTAAGGCCAGAATTCTATACATAATTACTAAACTTGAATTAGGCGGGGCGCAGAAACAACTGCTTAATCTTATTGACCTGTTAGACAAAGATAGGTTTGAGGTTTTTTTGTTTACCGCCCAAGAAGGAT
It encodes the following:
- a CDS encoding UPF0280 family protein → MAKKAAFQKRFYRHSVRPQGLYACVARLQETDVQVLTDTPVSKDFIVKRIKKYRREIENYISRHPRFLTSLKPIPVEINAQPIIKKMAQAAQKANVGPMAAVAGAIAFFLGKDLMRRKCRDVIIENGGDIFVKTSRARIVGIYSGRSSLFNGIKLRIRPRMRISGVCASSGTIGHSLSFGKADSAVILAVDPVIADAVATATCNLVRKKEDLKKAIDFAKSIKAVKGAVLIMGDNLASWGKAELVL
- a CDS encoding PAC2 family protein → MEGIIMQNKPKLTNPCLIASWPGMGEVAFKTASYLIQKLGAKEFASLDPQEFFYFTASAVKDGILDVPELPSGKFYFWNNPGRAGDIVFFLSNAQPDLAYAQKYCGRIIRMAKLLKIKTVIGMAAMPSAIDHTQTPSVHFAATHKAVAEHLKKFKINLLNQGHISGMNGLFLGLVKEAGLKGFCLLGEIPFYTIQIENPRANAAVIEALNQVLNLKIDTAALIDQGRLLEDEINKLMEFLKVSPSMDNPIGEDDIEKIKKALTQLTTLPVSVKEKIEQLFILAKSDLDKAGELKSELDKWNVYKEYEDRFLDLFKKKDPDN